ATTGTTCTCGCGTACCTTCCTCCATCGCGCTGCTGGCCGGTGCCGCAGCGATTGCCATGACCGTCTCGGCGTGCGGTTCGGACACTCAGAGCGCTGCCTCGACGAGCTCCTCCACCGCGACCGAAGACGCGTTCGACCTCCCGGCCACCGACATGGCCCCGGTGGCGAGCCCGTGCCCGTCGGCGGCCCCGGAGTCCTCGGGCGCACCCGAGTGGACGCTGTCCGGCGCCACCGGCAGCATCGCCGTCACCGGCTCCACCGACGCGGCCGCACCGGTCGTGGACGTCGAGGGACCGTTCAGTGTCACCGAGACCCAGGTGCAGACCCTCAAGGAGGGTGACGGACCGGTCGTCCCGGAGACCGCGACGGTGTCGGTCTGCTACATGGGTGTCAACGGGCGCGACGGCAACGTCTTCGACAGCAGCTACCAGTCGGGCTCCCCGGTGGACTTCCCGCTCGACGGCGTCATCCCCGGATTCCAGAAGGCCATCACCGGGCAGAAGGTCGGATCGACCGTCGCCGTCGCGATGACCTCCGCGGACGGCTACGCCGAGGGCCAGCCTGCCGCGGGCATCCAGAAGGGTGACACGCTGATCTTCGCGATCAAGATCCTCGAAGCCGCGAACTGAGCCGGTCCGCCGGCCGCAGCCTCCGGGCCGTGGCCGGCGGGACGGACAAACCTATCGGGCCCGACGCGCCAGTTTCGCC
This region of Mycolicibacterium diernhoferi genomic DNA includes:
- a CDS encoding FKBP-type peptidyl-prolyl cis-trans isomerase codes for the protein MTVSACGSDTQSAASTSSSTATEDAFDLPATDMAPVASPCPSAAPESSGAPEWTLSGATGSIAVTGSTDAAAPVVDVEGPFSVTETQVQTLKEGDGPVVPETATVSVCYMGVNGRDGNVFDSSYQSGSPVDFPLDGVIPGFQKAITGQKVGSTVAVAMTSADGYAEGQPAAGIQKGDTLIFAIKILEAAN